A single window of Archangium gephyra DNA harbors:
- a CDS encoding tetratricopeptide repeat protein — translation MRAFVFTDEALARHAGRFVWLEINTDVPGNALFQEKYPVENWPTLFIIDPREEKALVRFAGSATVPQLEKLFEDGERAYRGVAQGPEALLARGDALYGEGKAAESADVLVQALAEAPADWSRRGRALESTLIAQYGASRYEACARTALAELPRVPHSASWANAAALGLSCALQVPEGTQDAQALRDSLEAKSREALSPDIVMPGDDRSGVYDVLVQARMKAKDEAGAKALAEQWLTFLEGEAARAPTPEQRTVFDSHRIGAALLLGDPMRVVPAIEQSEKDLPDDYNPPARLASLYRRLGRLDEALAASTRALAKVQGSRRLRVLSDRSDIHLARGEKDAAVRTLEEAIAYAKTLSGAQASPRMVEALEKKLAATKAK, via the coding sequence ATGCGTGCCTTCGTCTTCACGGATGAAGCGCTCGCGCGGCACGCCGGACGGTTCGTCTGGCTCGAGATCAACACGGATGTTCCCGGTAACGCGCTGTTCCAGGAGAAATACCCGGTAGAGAACTGGCCCACCCTCTTCATCATCGACCCCAGGGAGGAGAAGGCCCTCGTGCGCTTCGCGGGCAGTGCCACCGTCCCGCAGCTGGAGAAGCTCTTCGAGGACGGCGAGCGGGCGTACCGCGGCGTCGCCCAGGGTCCCGAGGCGCTGCTGGCGCGCGGCGATGCCCTCTATGGTGAGGGCAAGGCCGCCGAGTCGGCGGACGTGCTCGTCCAGGCGCTGGCCGAGGCTCCGGCGGACTGGTCCCGCCGTGGCCGCGCGCTGGAGTCCACCCTCATCGCCCAGTACGGCGCCAGCCGGTACGAGGCGTGTGCCCGGACGGCCCTGGCGGAGCTTCCCAGGGTGCCGCACTCGGCCTCGTGGGCCAACGCCGCGGCGCTCGGGCTCTCGTGTGCGTTGCAGGTGCCGGAGGGCACCCAGGACGCCCAGGCGCTGAGGGACTCGCTGGAGGCGAAGTCGCGCGAGGCGCTCTCGCCGGACATCGTCATGCCGGGGGATGACCGCTCGGGCGTGTACGACGTGCTGGTGCAGGCCCGGATGAAGGCGAAGGACGAGGCCGGGGCGAAGGCACTCGCCGAGCAGTGGCTCACCTTCCTCGAGGGCGAGGCGGCCCGGGCCCCGACGCCCGAGCAGCGCACGGTGTTCGACTCGCACCGCATCGGCGCCGCGCTGCTGCTGGGGGACCCGATGCGGGTGGTGCCGGCCATCGAGCAGAGCGAGAAGGACCTGCCGGACGACTACAACCCGCCCGCGCGTCTGGCCAGCCTCTACCGGCGGCTGGGACGGCTGGACGAGGCCCTGGCCGCGAGCACCCGGGCCCTGGCGAAGGTGCAGGGCAGCCGGCGGTTGCGCGTCCTCTCGGATCGCTCGGACATCCACCTCGCCCGGGGTGAGAAGGACGCGGCCGTGCGCACCCTGGAGGAGGCGATCGCCTACGCGAAGACGCTCTCCGGGGCGCAGGCCTCGCCGCGCATGGTGGAGGCCCTGGAGAAGAAGCTGGCGGCCACGAAGGCGAAGTAG